A region of Thermococcus piezophilus DNA encodes the following proteins:
- a CDS encoding 50S ribosomal protein L19e, with translation MLKMQRRIAADILKCGENRVWIDPERIDDVAAAITREDIKRLINDGIIKKKPIKGQSRARARAYQEARKKGRHRGPGSRKGKKTARMGKKERWMMTIRALRKELRKLKAEGKIDEHTYRRLYIRAKGGQFKNKRQLYLFMQEHGILKE, from the coding sequence ATGCTTAAGATGCAGAGAAGGATTGCCGCTGACATTTTGAAGTGCGGTGAGAATAGGGTCTGGATTGACCCTGAGAGGATTGATGACGTCGCTGCTGCCATCACGAGGGAGGACATAAAGAGGCTCATCAACGACGGTATCATAAAGAAGAAGCCCATCAAGGGCCAGAGTAGGGCCAGGGCGAGAGCCTACCAGGAGGCCAGGAAGAAGGGCCGCCACAGAGGCCCGGGAAGCAGGAAGGGTAAGAAGACCGCCAGGATGGGCAAGAAGGAGCGCTGGATGATGACCATCAGGGCCCTCAGGAAGGAGCTCAGGAAGCTCAAGGCAGAGGGCAAGATAGACGAGCACACCTACAGGAGGCTCTACATCAGGGCCAAGGGTGGTCAGTTCAAGAACAAGAGGCAGCTCTACTTGTTCATGCAGGAGCACGGCATACTGAAGGAGTGA
- a CDS encoding 30S ribosomal protein S4e, with protein sequence MARKGAKRHLKRLAAPNQWYIERKAYKWAVRPRPGPHSMKTSIPLIYIVRDYLGYARTAREARKILNEGKILVDGRVRKDYKFPVGIMDVVSIPETGEHYRVLPNRIGKLILHPITEKEANIKLLRISNKRMVKGGNLQLNLHDGSNHLIRLSSLTDETKDKFETADTILMRVPEREIVEVIPFEVGAYVFVTQGKNVARRGKVVEVRQFPMGWPDVVTIEDENGELFDTLKEYAFVVGKDKPEISLP encoded by the coding sequence ATGGCGAGAAAGGGAGCCAAGAGACACCTTAAGAGGCTTGCCGCTCCAAATCAGTGGTATATTGAGAGGAAGGCCTATAAGTGGGCGGTCAGGCCGAGGCCGGGTCCGCACAGCATGAAGACCTCAATACCGCTGATCTACATAGTCAGGGACTACCTCGGCTACGCCAGGACCGCTCGCGAGGCTAGGAAGATCCTCAACGAGGGCAAGATCCTCGTCGACGGCCGCGTTAGGAAGGACTACAAGTTCCCGGTCGGTATTATGGACGTTGTCTCCATCCCAGAGACCGGCGAGCACTACAGGGTTCTCCCGAACAGGATCGGCAAGCTCATACTCCACCCGATAACCGAGAAAGAGGCCAACATAAAGCTGCTCAGGATAAGCAACAAGAGGATGGTCAAGGGAGGCAACCTCCAGCTCAACCTCCACGACGGAAGCAACCACCTCATCAGGCTCAGCTCACTGACCGACGAGACCAAGGACAAGTTCGAGACCGCCGATACCATACTCATGCGCGTTCCCGAGAGGGAGATAGTCGAAGTCATACCCTTCGAGGTCGGTGCTTACGTCTTCGTTACCCAGGGTAAGAACGTCGCCAGGAGGGGTAAGGTCGTCGAGGTCAGGCAGTTCCCAATGGGATGGCCGGACGTCGTCACCATCGAGGACGAGAACGGTGAGCTCTTCGACACCCTGAAGGAGTATGCCTTCGTGGTTGGAAAGGACAAGCCGGAGATTTCCCTTCCGTGA
- the rplX gene encoding 50S ribosomal protein L24, which produces MKLDTKQPRKQRKFLYNAPLHLRSKIMSASLSRELREKYGVRNLPIREGDKVRIMRGDYKGKEGKVVEVNLKRYRIYVEGVTQKKVDGTEVFYPVHPSNVMIVELNLEDEKREKIIERRA; this is translated from the coding sequence ATGAAGTTGGATACCAAGCAGCCGAGGAAGCAGAGGAAGTTCCTCTACAACGCTCCCCTTCACCTTAGGAGCAAGATAATGAGCGCTTCCCTCTCGAGGGAGCTCAGGGAGAAGTACGGTGTCAGGAACCTTCCGATAAGGGAGGGCGACAAGGTCAGGATAATGCGCGGCGACTACAAGGGCAAGGAAGGAAAGGTCGTTGAGGTCAACCTCAAGAGGTACAGGATCTACGTCGAGGGCGTCACCCAGAAGAAGGTCGACGGCACCGAGGTCTTCTACCCGGTTCACCCGTCGAATGTTATGATAGTTGAGCTCAACCTTGAGGACGAGAAGAGGGAGAAGATAATTGAGAGGAGGGCTTGA
- a CDS encoding 30S ribosomal protein S8 encodes MTLLDPLANALSHITNSERVGKKEVYIKPASKLIGEVLRVMQENGYIGEFEFIDDGRAGIYRVQLIGKINKAGAIKPRFPVKAREYEAWEKRFLPAFEFGILIVSTSQGVMTHKEAIEKGIGGRLIAYVY; translated from the coding sequence ATGACTTTGCTTGATCCGTTGGCGAACGCGCTTTCACACATAACCAACAGCGAGAGGGTCGGAAAGAAGGAGGTTTACATAAAGCCCGCCTCCAAGCTCATCGGAGAGGTCCTCAGGGTTATGCAGGAGAACGGCTACATAGGCGAGTTTGAGTTCATAGACGACGGAAGGGCCGGCATCTACAGGGTTCAGCTCATAGGCAAGATAAACAAGGCCGGCGCGATAAAGCCGAGGTTCCCGGTCAAGGCGCGGGAGTATGAGGCCTGGGAGAAGAGGTTCCTTCCGGCCTTCGAATTCGGTATCCTCATCGTCTCGACCTCTCAGGGTGTCATGACCCACAAAGAGGCCATAGAGAAGGGAATCGGCGGAAGGCTGATAGCGTACGTCTACTGA
- a CDS encoding 50S ribosomal protein L6, with protein MPIDAWVREEVEIPEGVEVTVENNVVKVKGPKGELERELKYPGVRIFTEDGKVVVYKEFPRKKDIAIARTFKAHISNMVKGVTEGFTYRLKVVYSHFPMTVKVQGDEVIIENFLGEKNPRMAKILPGVTVKVMGSEVIVEGIDKEAVGQTAANIEQATRITKWDRRVFQDGIYIVEKAGKPIRF; from the coding sequence ATGCCGATAGATGCGTGGGTAAGGGAAGAGGTTGAGATTCCAGAGGGAGTTGAAGTCACCGTCGAGAACAACGTTGTCAAGGTCAAGGGGCCGAAGGGAGAGCTCGAGAGGGAGCTCAAATACCCTGGCGTTAGGATATTCACCGAGGACGGCAAGGTCGTCGTTTACAAGGAGTTCCCAAGGAAGAAGGACATCGCCATAGCGAGGACCTTCAAGGCCCACATCTCCAACATGGTGAAGGGTGTCACCGAGGGATTCACCTATAGGCTCAAGGTCGTTTACAGCCACTTCCCGATGACCGTCAAGGTTCAGGGTGACGAGGTCATCATCGAAAACTTCCTCGGTGAGAAGAACCCGAGAATGGCCAAGATACTCCCTGGAGTTACCGTCAAGGTCATGGGTTCAGAGGTCATCGTCGAGGGCATTGACAAGGAAGCTGTTGGCCAGACCGCGGCCAACATCGAGCAGGCCACCAGGATAACCAAGTGGGATAGGAGAGTCTTCCAGGATGGTATTTACATTGTCGAGAAGGCTGGTAAGCCGATAAGGTTCTGA
- a CDS encoding 30S ribosomal protein S14 has product MAKADYNKRKPRKFGKGARRCVRCGQYGPIIRIHGLMLCRHCFREIAPKLGFKKYE; this is encoded by the coding sequence ATGGCGAAGGCTGACTACAACAAGAGGAAGCCGAGGAAGTTTGGAAAGGGCGCCAGGAGATGCGTCCGCTGCGGACAGTACGGCCCGATTATCAGGATCCACGGCTTGATGCTCTGCAGGCACTGCTTTAGAGAGATAGCCCCCAAGCTGGGCTTTAAGAAGTACGAGTGA
- a CDS encoding 50S ribosomal protein L5, with protein sequence MQINREAILADWEAHPMRKPRIAKVTINIGVGESGERLTKAETMLEQLVGQKPIRRRAKQTNKDFGIRRGEPIAVKVTLRGKKAEETLRRLLAAVDNKLKAGNFDEHGNFCFGIDEHINIPGVEYDPEIGIFGMDVCVTLERPGFRVARRKRQRKKIPNRHKLTKEEGIVFTIEEFNVQVEGL encoded by the coding sequence ATGCAGATCAACAGAGAGGCCATACTTGCTGACTGGGAAGCTCACCCCATGAGGAAGCCCAGGATTGCGAAGGTCACCATCAACATTGGAGTTGGCGAGAGCGGTGAGAGGCTTACCAAGGCCGAGACCATGCTCGAGCAGCTTGTCGGCCAGAAGCCGATAAGGAGAAGGGCCAAGCAGACCAACAAGGACTTCGGAATCAGGCGCGGCGAGCCGATAGCCGTTAAGGTCACCCTCAGGGGCAAGAAGGCTGAAGAGACGCTCAGGAGGCTCCTCGCTGCGGTTGACAACAAGCTCAAGGCGGGCAACTTCGACGAGCACGGCAACTTCTGTTTTGGTATAGACGAGCACATCAACATCCCGGGCGTTGAATACGACCCAGAAATCGGTATATTCGGTATGGACGTCTGCGTCACCCTTGAGAGGCCGGGTTTCAGGGTCGCAAGGAGGAAGAGGCAGAGGAAGAAGATACCGAACAGGCACAAGCTGACCAAGGAGGAAGGTATCGTCTTCACTATAGAGGAGTTTAACGTCCAAGTGGAGGGATTGTGA
- a CDS encoding 50S ribosomal protein L32e: MNEKARLLRIRAKLKRKKPRFLRQEWWRYPKFKNNPKWRRPKGIDSKMRLKKKGKARSPSIGWSSPKAVRWLHPSGYEEVLVHNVKELEAIDPTRQAARIARTVGARKREMILAKAKELGVKVLNP; encoded by the coding sequence ATGAACGAGAAGGCGAGACTCCTTAGGATTAGGGCCAAGCTCAAGAGGAAAAAGCCAAGGTTCCTCAGGCAGGAGTGGTGGCGCTATCCCAAGTTCAAGAACAACCCGAAGTGGCGCAGGCCCAAGGGAATTGACAGCAAGATGAGGCTCAAGAAGAAGGGCAAGGCGCGCTCACCCAGCATCGGTTGGAGCTCTCCCAAGGCTGTCCGTTGGCTCCACCCGAGCGGATATGAGGAAGTCCTCGTCCACAACGTCAAGGAGCTTGAGGCAATCGACCCGACCAGGCAGGCCGCGAGGATAGCGAGAACCGTCGGTGCTAGGAAGAGAGAGATGATACTTGCCAAGGCCAAGGAGCTTGGTGTGAAGGTACTCAACCCGTGA